Proteins encoded in a region of the Diadema setosum chromosome 7, eeDiaSeto1, whole genome shotgun sequence genome:
- the LOC140230636 gene encoding uncharacterized protein, translating to MQPKEQLALIMEQLQQTLLLRTKHCYSRKLVSPSKRCDFCKKTMFLVTLRCRDCRVRCHRRCAEQAAHLCELVEHHRQYDGMYTRNLRGIPPCHTRLDAAAKKVEVLSQAARKTDSLESFPETEPKYPSFSAKKFPTQYHLSLVPESGPKRGRMSRSTLTSQSSNRSSVSGYHSLESDASFVSDCDTPKELRVFDSFGSTDEETLGEISSLLDADSWTSERFTTLSNDAHGLPNPRLEAATGVEAPLFDGALFVATWPLDRKGSHCRRSSDNTNDSTDAEFCPSGDDTFRSRKESLSEWTIPHRDLVYGRLVETGKMGNTFKGRWHGEVLIQTRDSMSVKVDEFLDEVSMLSMIRHENIALFMGACVDEGNLAVVTSIHKGPSLYHHVHVLKKKLATSSKVHIGRQLAQAMGYLHAKGIVLGHLNSRCVFLESKVKLYVTRVDTGDAPCQKHGYASLPKGKLCYLAPEVLAGARVSPPELVTEAGPTQQTDVYAFGVTLFEILAGRWPMSHACAEGLIYQTCTGKRDNFHQVTCSANLKNLVRNCWSQDPQSRPSFPEIVKELKQNAAIANMKHSLSEPDNLNRLGTGIHW from the exons ATGCAGCCAAAGGAACAGCTAGCCCTCATAatggaacaactccaacagacTTTGTTGCTTCGAACCAAGCACTG TTACAGCAGGAAGCTCGTCTCTCCCTCGAAGAGGTGCGATTTCTGCAAGAAGACTATGTTTCTCGTCACACTCCGATGCAGGGATTGCAG GGTGAGATGTCATAGACGGTGTGCAGAGCAAGCGGCTCATCTCTGCGAACTGGTAGAACACCATCGGCAGTACGACGGTATGTATACACGGAA TCTTCGAGGTATCCCACCATGCCACACGAGATTGGATGCCGCCGCAAAGAAGGTCGAAGTCTTGTCACAAGCCGCCAGAAAAACCGATTCCCTGGAATCCTTTCCGGAGACTGAGCCGAAGTACCCCAGTTTCAGCGCCAAGAAATTCCCCACCCAGTACCACCTGAGCCTGGTCCCAGAGTCGGGCCCCAAGAGGGGTCGGATGTCGCGATCGACGCTGACCTCCCAGTCTTCCAACCGCTCGTCGGTGTCCGGCTATCACTCCCTCGAGTCCGACGCCAGCTTCGTCTCCGATTGCGACACTCCCAAGGAATTGCGTGTCTTCGACAGCTTCGGCTCGACTGACGAGGAGACCCTGGGAGAAATTTCTTCCCTTCTGGACGCGGACTCCTGGACTTCGGAGAGGTTCACAACCCTCTCAAATGATGCCCACGGTCTGCCAAACCCCCGTCTCGAGGCAGCGACCGGAGTCGAGGCCCCGCTCTTTGATGGTGCACTATTCGTTGCTACGTGGCCTCTTGATCGCAAGGGTAGCCACTGCCGGCGGTCCTCAG ACAATACCAATGACTCGACCGATGCCGAGTTCTGCCCGAGTGGGGACGACACCTTCCGAAGTCGCAAAGAAAGTCTCAGCGAGTGGACCATCCCCCATCGAGATCTCGTCTACGGGAGACTGGTGGAGACTGGCAAGATGGGCAACACTTTCAA GGGGCGTTGGCACGGCGAGGTGTTGATCCAGACACGTGACTCGATGTCGGTGAAGGTGGACGAGTTCCTGGACGAGGTGTCGATGCTCAGCATGATCCGCCACGAGAACATCGCTCTCTTCATGGGCGCATGCGTGGACGAGGGCAACCTGGCAGTGGTCACGAG CATCCACAAGGGTCCGTCGCTCTACCACCACGTGCACGTACTCAAGAAGAAGCTGGCGACGTCGTCCAAGGTCCACATTGGCCGGCAGCTCGCTCAGGCCATGGGCTACCTCCATGCCAAGGGCATTGTCCTAGGGCACCTCAACTCGCGTTGTGTCTTcctggagtcaaaggtcaagttgtACGTCACACGGGTCGACACCGGCGACGCCCCATGCCAAAA ACACGGTTACGCCTCTCTGCCCAAGGGGAAGCTGTGCTACCTCGCCCCCGAAGTCCTGGCGGGGGCTCGTGTCTCCCCGCCGGAACTCGTCACCGAGGCGGGACCGACGCAACAAACCGACGTGTATGCCTTCGG CGTCACACTCTTCGAGATTTTGGCGGGACGATGGCCCATGTCTCACGCATGCGCAGAGGGTCTTATCTACCAGACGTGCACGGGAAAGAGAGATAACTTCCATCAGGTCACGTGTTCTGCGAATCTCAAG AATCTTGTACGCAACTGCTGGTCACAAGACCCACAGTCGAGACCGTCTTTCCCCGAGATTGTCAAAGAACTAAAGCAGAAC GCTGCCATCGCAAACATGAAGCACAGCCTATCGGAGCCGGATAACCTGAACCGACTGGGTACCGGTATTCATTGGTAA